Within Dictyostelium discoideum AX4 chromosome 4 chromosome, whole genome shotgun sequence, the genomic segment tttctagtGAAAAGTTTAATCATTaaccattaaataaaatgatgaaatcaaacattgtaaattaaacacaaccaatttttttttttttttttttttattttaactaataaagttttttcCAATAATTTAAAGTTGTGATGGTGaattaatagaaaataaagaaaaaagagtAAAGTTTGATTCTGTTACATTTGGAAATCAAAGTAAAGAAGATTTAATATTGGAACCAAAAGATGGTAATTTTGATTGTATTGCAGAAATTTATGTACCACCAGAAgcattaaaaatatttacagaTGGATACCAATCACAAGCATtctatttgattatttttttacaccTCCTACTTTTGCATTAAgagaatttattttaaaaaacaacttAAGATGTATTTAGGAAAAATTATCAACCAAGGTGTATTTCAATGCATATTAGAAAGAgcgataaatttaaataatcaaaggTTTTGATTACAAACTTTATCAAACAACAAATTTACGAGTATGATAAAAACTATAATCAAGTAATTCAAGAATATAATAAAGAGCATGAAGGGAATAATAGGCATATCGTTCCTTTGATTCCAAATCTCAAAGAAACAATTCATCTTTTTTGGGTAAAGATGCGAAATCCTTTGTTGGTTAAAaagattataataaatataaaaataatatattaaaaaaaaaatttaaataaaataaaatattaatcgaaaaattaaaaaaaaaaatttataaaccCAAAAATTGAATCGAATAGtgcatttatttttaggtttattattatttattatatttattattatttattattatttattatattaattaatatttttcacAGGACTTTTTTAACTGCTGGAGTGAAAATTTtcacaatatttttttttttttttttttttccacttgATTTTTTACGTCTATATCGATGCACttattcatataaaaaatgaaaaataataaatcaaaaaataatatcaatactACAACCATAGCACCagtagataataataatgataataacaacaacaaaaatgacagtagtagtggtagtattaatacaaataaaaatgtatcATATGACACAAAATGTAATATTCATTTAGATCAAGagattgaattaatttgtaCAGATTGCAAAGTACCAATATGTAAATTTTGTATAATTAGTAGTGGTAAACATGTTAGACAtacatttgatttaattaaaatggaaaattcaaaagaactctttattgaatttaaatcaaaacatattaaaaatttacaacAATGTCTTGATGCAgataaagaaattcaaaaaaaatcaaatgagATATTTAGTAAAATTGATTCACAACATGCATCAGATTTAGAATCAATAAAAAAGGGATTTGAAGAATTACGTAAAGTAATTAGTGCAGTTGAAACAGATATAACAAGACAATTAATAACTAAATTCGATGAGAATGAAGATGTATCAACTAAAATCAAACAATTAAtagaagataataaaaaatctatagattcaattgtaaataaacataaagattcaattgatacttataaaattgaacaaatcgttaataataataaacaattgaatattgaattattaaagtaTGGTCATAAATcacaattattattcaataatttaaaagataatgaaaatgaaaaacaactatttgaatataaaaaaacaactttAAATAGgttaattgattcaactaaacaatcaattaccaattcatttaaaatcaattctGACCAATTTTATAATCCAGAACCGGATTCTTTTGAATGTAATGTAtccaaattataaaataatattgataatatgcaaacatatatatatattaactcttttataattttattattgttttattttaaaaagtacGTGgtgtaaaatttaaaatatataggGATGGAacaaaaaatgtaaattttaatagttcTGTAGCATTTGGACCACATAATAAAACTTCTATTCGTTTTTCCATCTTCCACTCTCTCACTACTGTATGCTTAATGGATGGATTTGATCAAACACTTTATGCTAATACATTACCAACATCAATAACAGATTTATATATTGGTGAtattaaatccaatttaGTTGTAGGTTCAATTCCTAAAAgtgttaaatcattatttttaatggatGGATTTAGTCGATCATTAGAATCTGGTATTATTCCAGAAAATGTAGAAAATCTCTATATaggtaaaattaaatcaaaattaagtAATACTTCAATTTCTAGTTCTAATAATCCACTTTACCACTATGGTGCCTATAATAAAAGATCATTATACTTGATGGATGGTTTCGATCAAAACTTAACATCTCAAATGTTTTCAAATGGTACTTTAGAAACTATATGTTGTGGTGATACTGATGTTATCATTCAATATGGTATTACAGTCTCAAATTCTGGATCCTATACACCTGTCatttataatcaaaaatataaacacACCAATAAAAGACAACTAGATGAAAAAAGAGAATGGGGTGATTCTTCATTCAAAATTACATATAtcaaaaatttctttaatcacaattgatattgatgatgatgatgatgatgatcatAGGTATTAGGATTATAAATAT encodes:
- a CDS encoding B-box zinc finger-containing protein, which codes for MKNNKSKNNINTTTIAPVDNNNDNNNNKNDSSSGSINTNKNVSYDTKCNIHLDQEIELICTDCKVPICKFCIISSGKHVRHTFDLIKMENSKELFIEFKSKHIKNLQQCLDADKEIQKKSNEIFSKIDSQHASDLESIKKGFEELRKVISAVETDITRQLITKFDENEDVSTKIKQLIEDNKKSIDSIVNKHKDSIDTYKIEQIVNNNKQLNIELLKYGHKSQLLFNNLKDNENEKQLFEYKKTTLNRLIDSTKQSITNSFKINSDQFYNPEPDSFELRGVKFKIYRDGTKNVNFNSSVAFGPHNKTSIRFSIFHSLTTVCLMDGFDQTLYANTLPTSITDLYIGDIKSNLVVGSIPKSVKSLFLMDGFSRSLESGIIPENVENLYIGKIKSKLSNTSISSSNNPLYHYGAYNKRSLYLMDGFDQNLTSQMFSNGTLETICCGDTDVIIQYGITVSNSGSYTPVIYNQKYKHTNKRQLDEKREWGDSSFKITYIKNFFNHN